From one Paenibacillus antri genomic stretch:
- a CDS encoding sigma factor G inhibitor Gin codes for MTCMICEETRSEGIHICGQFICADCETEMVRTDVKDEKYPFFITQMKRVWYKKDA; via the coding sequence ATGACCTGCATGATTTGCGAAGAGACGCGTTCGGAAGGAATTCATATTTGCGGTCAATTTATTTGCGCGGATTGCGAGACGGAGATGGTACGGACGGACGTGAAAGACGAGAAGTACCCGTTTTTCATTACACAGATGAAACGAGTATGGTATAAAAAGGACGCATAG
- a CDS encoding aminotransferase class I/II-fold pyridoxal phosphate-dependent enzyme encodes MTDKRTLQPGDAPVVAALAAHRSRRRAGFHVPGHKAGAAYGSDPDAASWLGAAGAYDATELPGLDDLHAPTGAIEQAQALAAQCFGARRTYFLVGGSTVGNLAAIHAAAGPGELLVMQRDAHKSAIHALMLLGAGAVFVLPEADEELGLYGGVSAAAIARALDEHPEAKAVFVTSPNYYGIAADIGAIAETAHARGKALIVDEAHGAHFGRHPRFPKSALQQGADVVIQSTHKMLPALTMSAMLHVGSDRIPHERIEAYLRMLQSSSPSYLILASLDWARRELHTRGEELFAEALHAIDGLGEALRATTGGRFGVKTTADPLKPLLYDGAGEWTGYELAERLAEVGIYTEMANESYVVLACSAATSTEEIGRLLSTLQEFASRFPAKKKEIQQNFSNMYALGALSLSAPVYFKAEDAISAARPDERRFIPWEEAAGETCAEMVIPYPPGIPILLPGEKITREVASAALRLREQGASVQGVRDRSLRMIGVRKEP; translated from the coding sequence ATGACGGACAAGCGGACGCTTCAACCGGGCGATGCGCCGGTCGTGGCCGCGCTCGCCGCGCATCGGTCGCGTCGTCGGGCGGGCTTTCATGTGCCGGGCCATAAAGCGGGCGCCGCATACGGGTCCGACCCGGATGCGGCGAGCTGGCTCGGAGCGGCTGGGGCTTACGATGCGACCGAGCTGCCGGGTCTGGACGATCTACACGCGCCCACGGGCGCGATCGAGCAGGCGCAGGCGCTCGCCGCCCAATGCTTCGGGGCGCGGCGAACGTATTTCCTCGTCGGCGGCAGCACCGTCGGCAACTTAGCGGCGATCCATGCGGCGGCCGGACCGGGAGAACTGCTCGTGATGCAGCGCGACGCGCACAAGTCCGCGATCCACGCGTTAATGCTGCTTGGCGCCGGAGCGGTATTCGTCCTCCCGGAAGCTGACGAGGAGCTCGGGTTATACGGCGGCGTGTCGGCGGCCGCGATCGCGCGCGCGTTGGACGAGCATCCCGAGGCGAAGGCGGTCTTCGTAACGAGCCCGAATTACTACGGGATCGCCGCGGACATCGGCGCGATCGCGGAGACGGCGCATGCCCGGGGGAAAGCGCTCATCGTCGACGAGGCGCATGGAGCGCATTTCGGGCGACATCCGCGGTTTCCGAAATCCGCACTGCAGCAAGGGGCGGACGTCGTCATACAGTCGACGCACAAGATGCTCCCCGCTTTGACGATGAGCGCCATGCTGCACGTGGGAAGCGACCGTATCCCGCATGAGCGCATCGAGGCGTACTTACGCATGCTGCAGAGCTCCAGTCCCTCCTACCTCATCCTCGCATCGCTCGACTGGGCGAGGCGGGAGCTGCATACGAGAGGGGAAGAGCTTTTCGCGGAGGCGCTCCATGCGATCGATGGGTTGGGCGAAGCGTTGCGAGCGACGACGGGCGGAAGATTCGGCGTCAAGACGACCGCGGATCCCTTAAAGCCGCTCCTATACGACGGGGCCGGCGAGTGGACGGGCTACGAGCTGGCGGAGCGTCTAGCCGAGGTCGGCATCTATACGGAGATGGCGAACGAGTCGTATGTCGTCCTGGCCTGCAGCGCCGCCACGTCGACGGAGGAGATCGGACGGCTTCTCTCGACGTTGCAAGAATTTGCCTCACGATTTCCGGCGAAAAAGAAGGAAATTCAGCAAAATTTCTCGAATATGTATGCATTAGGGGCATTATCCTTGTCCGCACCCGTCTATTTCAAGGCGGAGGACGCGATTTCGGCCGCAAGGCCGGACGAACGGCGATTCATTCCATGGGAAGAAGCGGCAGGCGAGACGTGCGCGGAGATGGTCATTCCATATCCGCCCGGCATTCCGATCCTCTTGCCCGGCGAGAAGATTACGCGGGAGGTCGCCTCGGCGGCGCTTCGCCTCCGGGAGCAAGGCGCTTCGGTTCAAGGCGTGCGAGACCGTTCGCTTCGAATGATCGGCGTTCGCAAGGAACCCTAA
- the tmk gene encoding dTMP kinase, whose amino-acid sequence MKGLFITFEGPDGSGKTTQMKLLGERLASMGADVVRTREPGGTPIGDRLREIVLSPDNGEMMDETEILLYAASRAQHVREVIVPALERGKVVICDRFVDASIAYQGYGLGRDPEEVARINRFATGGLRPHRTYLLDVPAAVSRERLLSRALAASGAGLDRIEQKEREYHERVRDGFLLIAKAEPQRVMLIDANRTVADIAADIHADFDRLLQQQQ is encoded by the coding sequence GTGAAAGGCTTGTTTATTACTTTCGAAGGACCCGACGGGTCCGGCAAGACGACGCAGATGAAGCTGCTCGGAGAGCGGCTGGCGTCGATGGGGGCGGACGTCGTAAGGACGAGAGAGCCCGGCGGGACGCCGATCGGGGATCGGCTGCGCGAGATCGTCCTGTCTCCGGATAACGGGGAAATGATGGACGAAACGGAAATACTGCTCTATGCGGCTTCGCGCGCGCAGCACGTTCGCGAAGTGATCGTCCCGGCGCTCGAGCGGGGGAAGGTCGTGATCTGCGATCGATTCGTCGACGCGAGCATCGCCTACCAAGGGTACGGCTTAGGCCGGGATCCCGAGGAGGTGGCCCGAATCAATCGGTTCGCGACCGGCGGATTGCGCCCGCACCGGACGTATTTGCTGGATGTGCCCGCGGCGGTAAGCCGCGAACGGCTGTTGAGCCGAGCGCTTGCGGCGAGCGGCGCGGGACTCGACCGCATCGAGCAAAAAGAGAGAGAATACCACGAACGAGTGAGAGACGGATTCCTACTGATCGCGAAAGCCGAACCGCAGCGCGTGATGTTGATCGACGCGAATCGGACCGTCGCCGACATCGCCGCGGACATCCATGCGGACTTCGACCGTTTGTTACAGCAACAGCAATAA
- a CDS encoding cyclic-di-AMP receptor produces MKLVIAVVQDKDSNRLSNALIKEGIRATKMASTGGFLRAGNTTFMIGIEDDRVQDVLEVIKSNCKVRDQLVTPVTPMGGTTDSYIPFPVEVQVGGAAVFIMPVERFEHF; encoded by the coding sequence ATGAAACTTGTAATCGCAGTTGTGCAAGATAAGGACAGCAACCGCTTGTCGAACGCCTTGATTAAAGAGGGGATTCGAGCGACGAAGATGGCGAGCACCGGCGGCTTCCTGAGAGCCGGAAACACGACGTTCATGATCGGGATCGAAGACGATCGCGTGCAGGACGTCCTCGAGGTCATCAAGTCGAATTGCAAGGTGCGCGATCAGTTGGTTACGCCGGTCACGCCAATGGGCGGTACGACGGATTCCTACATTCCGTTCCCGGTCGAGGTGCAGGTCGGCGGAGCCGCCGTCTTCATCATGCCGGTCGAGCGGTTCGAACATTTCTAA
- a CDS encoding YaaR family protein yields the protein MKINPGIRPFGKEPLRNEGASGTSASARPFSGFLRQEREAASQDELARRMERIAQQGERLARSMTVRELREYKVLVQRFLEDTVRKGVGLKETRGWDRRGRTKRYQLLDEIDQALLAMADELLATEGGRIELLGKVGEIRGLLINLFY from the coding sequence GTGAAAATCAATCCCGGCATCCGCCCGTTCGGCAAGGAGCCCCTTCGGAACGAAGGGGCTTCTGGCACCTCCGCGTCCGCTAGGCCGTTCTCCGGCTTTCTAAGGCAGGAACGGGAAGCGGCGTCGCAGGACGAGTTGGCCCGACGGATGGAACGCATCGCGCAGCAAGGCGAACGGCTGGCCCGTTCGATGACGGTGCGCGAGCTTAGAGAATATAAGGTGTTGGTTCAACGTTTCCTGGAAGACACGGTGCGCAAAGGCGTCGGGCTGAAGGAAACGAGGGGCTGGGACCGCAGAGGCAGAACCAAACGATATCAATTGTTGGACGAGATCGACCAGGCGCTCCTTGCGATGGCGGACGAGCTGCTCGCGACGGAAGGCGGCCGCATCGAGCTGCTGGGCAAAGTCGGCGAAATTCGCGGACTGCTGATCAACTTGTTTTACTAG